From Gimesia panareensis, the proteins below share one genomic window:
- a CDS encoding D-alanine--D-alanine ligase family protein — MSHSPTQPSTPLNIIVLAGGESAESEISQQSGENVARALSARGHQVVTVDPSLVDLETYDWSTCDVVFLALHGTYGEDGTIQATLERLNVPYSGCDAPTSKLAFSKSASKERFIQQNVNTPSYVLIHESDDAQRIEQHARSMGYPLVVKPDAQGSSLGVTIVKSPEELPQALARCFHYDSFGILESAIVGSEWTVTLVDDEVLPLIQIETPHEFFDYEAKYLEDSTQYHFEFQQPTNVIQSILKTGVGACKALGTSGIVRVDILLDRFQQPWVLEVNTIPGFTDHSLVPKAAARAGLDFGELCERVLLNRLAKATTRPQN, encoded by the coding sequence ATGAGCCATTCACCAACTCAACCCTCGACCCCTCTCAATATTATTGTCCTCGCCGGTGGAGAATCCGCCGAAAGCGAGATCAGTCAGCAGAGTGGCGAGAATGTGGCGCGTGCACTATCAGCACGGGGACATCAGGTGGTGACCGTCGATCCTTCTCTGGTCGATCTGGAAACTTATGACTGGTCAACCTGTGACGTCGTGTTCCTGGCGTTGCATGGGACCTATGGCGAAGACGGCACGATTCAGGCGACGCTGGAACGATTGAATGTTCCTTATTCCGGCTGCGACGCTCCGACATCCAAGCTGGCCTTCAGCAAGTCGGCCTCCAAGGAACGCTTCATACAACAAAATGTGAATACCCCCTCTTACGTACTGATTCATGAATCTGATGATGCACAACGGATTGAACAGCACGCGCGCAGCATGGGTTATCCGCTGGTGGTCAAGCCGGATGCCCAGGGTTCCAGCCTGGGTGTGACAATTGTCAAATCGCCCGAAGAACTGCCTCAGGCGCTGGCCCGCTGCTTTCACTATGACTCCTTCGGCATTCTGGAATCGGCCATCGTGGGTTCGGAATGGACCGTCACCCTGGTAGATGATGAAGTCCTGCCCCTGATTCAGATTGAAACGCCTCACGAATTCTTCGATTACGAAGCCAAGTACCTGGAAGACTCGACGCAGTATCATTTCGAGTTCCAGCAGCCGACCAATGTGATTCAGTCGATCCTGAAAACCGGCGTCGGTGCCTGTAAAGCACTGGGGACGAGCGGCATTGTGCGGGTCGATATTCTGCTGGACCGTTTTCAGCAGCCCTGGGTCCTCGAAGTAAATACGATTCCCGGCTTCACCGATCATTCGCTGGTTCCCAAGGCGGCCGCCCGGGCGGGACTCGACTTTGGTGAGTTGTGCGAACGGGTCCTGCTGAACCGCCTGGCGAAAGCCACGACCCGGCCGCAAAACTGA
- a CDS encoding immunity 26/phosphotriesterase HocA family protein has product MSRFALTNKQRKYFGLEPVKKQWDSVELKDMLVYFDGDLIRKVICYEIGKEYGYQEFDYELETDQRQKLLPATKRGKPKPLTPSNILDRKPIGFSFICYFGIRGKTLTFQHLYVTHVASDDSFVSLHDHGITDYEQLSDWVDEFIKSCPADHLEKVTGKSTQKKRRVRYQPGDLFEIPFNKSSVGYGKILLDVHRLRKTDFLDHVCPEFPYGGLNGPLLGSGLMVAVFKYAGPRLQPEEIAAQPILYVTLMMHDNIYEGKFPLVGRAPVLPEELDFPEGVSQTSVGKNKVIYHFEKGGICVRLSMTKEEFRDAPQAGCAFGLDPKRILKAIRGDEKVLNQLIGDLRCSEQRAEILSRCGLKPEMSYAEMAAQKKGLSPEAFIEASQQI; this is encoded by the coding sequence ATGTCTCGATTTGCGCTCACGAACAAACAGCGAAAATACTTCGGGCTGGAACCGGTCAAAAAGCAGTGGGATTCCGTCGAACTGAAAGACATGCTGGTCTATTTCGACGGCGATCTGATCCGCAAAGTGATCTGTTATGAGATCGGCAAAGAATATGGTTACCAGGAGTTTGATTACGAACTCGAAACCGATCAGCGCCAAAAGCTCCTGCCTGCCACGAAGCGGGGTAAACCCAAACCTCTGACGCCTTCGAATATTCTGGACCGTAAACCGATTGGATTTTCGTTCATCTGTTACTTCGGCATCCGGGGAAAAACTTTAACCTTCCAGCATCTGTATGTGACACATGTCGCTTCAGATGATTCCTTTGTTTCCCTGCACGATCATGGCATCACCGATTACGAACAGCTGTCTGACTGGGTGGATGAGTTTATCAAATCCTGCCCGGCCGATCATCTGGAGAAAGTGACAGGCAAAAGCACACAGAAAAAACGCCGCGTTCGCTATCAGCCAGGCGACCTGTTTGAAATTCCCTTTAACAAATCCTCCGTGGGTTACGGAAAAATCCTGCTCGATGTCCATCGGCTCCGCAAGACAGATTTCCTGGACCACGTTTGTCCCGAGTTTCCCTATGGGGGGTTAAACGGACCGCTGCTGGGCAGTGGTCTGATGGTGGCTGTCTTCAAGTATGCGGGACCGCGCCTGCAGCCGGAAGAGATCGCAGCACAGCCGATTCTCTACGTCACGCTGATGATGCACGACAATATCTATGAAGGTAAGTTTCCCCTGGTGGGAAGGGCCCCTGTATTACCCGAGGAACTCGACTTTCCTGAAGGGGTGAGTCAGACCAGTGTCGGAAAAAACAAAGTGATTTATCACTTTGAAAAAGGGGGGATCTGCGTCCGGCTGTCGATGACGAAAGAAGAATTTCGCGACGCCCCGCAAGCCGGCTGCGCGTTCGGATTGGATCCGAAACGCATCCTGAAAGCAATCAGGGGAGACGAGAAAGTGCTGAATCAACTCATTGGTGATCTTCGCTGTTCAGAGCAGCGTGCGGAGATTCTTTCCCGCTGTGGTCTCAAGCCGGAGATGTCCTATGCCGAGATGGCTGCGCAAAAGAAAGGCCTGTCACCGGAAGCATTCATCGAAGCATCACAGCAAATCTGA
- a CDS encoding site-2 protease family protein: MSIGSPNFSNQPLHLRKRADLQVQPLQFGGKTYWGIKDPFSLQYYQLRDEEYFILQQLDGVASFETIRRQYEKKFLPQKLDASHLQGFLSRLHEAGLILADAFGQGEILLERQTQKQRQARRARWMNPLAIRFRGFDPHRLLTWLQPVASLCFTPWFLLAALLLFISAVTLVLTHFDTVVAQLPDFTTFFEAKNLVLLGISLALVKILHELGHALACRHFGGECREMGVMLLAFIPCLYVNVSDAWTMPQKWHRIVVSSAGILVELVISSLCVFLWWFSYPGLFHSLCLNIVFVCSVSTLLLNGNPLLRYDGYYILLDLLEVPNLRQRAQTIVSNRVHHFFFGHKADTLLREPRRLRRLLFAYGVASAIYRWLVVFLIVTVCYYVLEPYGLEIIAQVLGTFVFMGMLIVPVQSGIKEIQTYVQSGRIDGRRFVKRSALVLLLLAGLLLIPFPHRISAPALIELQDAQHIYVTSPGFVESIATPQTVVKPGALIARLKNDEIELEILKLKGQISEQQIRITTLQTRQVDDPEAERELPTAEEQLTDLKDQLEQRLTDQRRLTLTAPAGGTLIPAPREQASADEAELSNWTGSPFDLENKHCYLKRGTWLCSLGHPQQLEASLIVDQEDVEFVAAGQSVRILLDEYPDQVITGTIQEIAEIDLEDLHPNLIHREEVITEVDSDGNRRLSSTSYLVQVKLDATEEQPVIHASGQAKIAVAPESLGKKAYRGLRKTIRLLQ; this comes from the coding sequence ATGTCTATCGGCTCCCCGAACTTTTCGAATCAACCACTGCACCTGCGGAAGCGGGCCGATCTGCAGGTGCAACCGCTCCAGTTTGGCGGCAAAACCTACTGGGGCATTAAGGATCCATTTTCACTTCAGTACTACCAGTTGCGGGACGAGGAATATTTCATCCTGCAGCAACTGGACGGCGTCGCCTCGTTCGAAACGATCCGGCGACAGTACGAAAAAAAGTTCCTGCCCCAGAAACTGGATGCCTCACACCTGCAGGGCTTTTTATCACGGCTGCACGAGGCGGGGCTGATCCTGGCGGATGCGTTCGGGCAGGGTGAAATTCTGCTGGAACGTCAGACGCAGAAACAGAGGCAGGCCCGGCGGGCCCGCTGGATGAATCCGCTGGCGATCCGCTTCCGGGGTTTTGATCCCCATCGCCTGCTCACCTGGCTGCAGCCGGTAGCGTCGCTCTGTTTCACTCCCTGGTTTCTGCTGGCCGCGCTGCTGCTGTTCATCTCAGCGGTGACACTGGTCCTGACGCACTTCGATACCGTCGTCGCGCAGCTGCCCGACTTCACCACGTTCTTTGAAGCGAAGAACCTGGTGCTGCTGGGGATCAGTCTGGCACTGGTCAAGATCCTGCACGAACTGGGGCACGCGCTGGCCTGTCGCCACTTTGGCGGGGAGTGCCGCGAAATGGGCGTCATGCTGCTGGCCTTCATCCCCTGCCTGTATGTGAATGTGAGCGATGCCTGGACGATGCCGCAGAAATGGCACCGGATTGTTGTCAGTTCCGCGGGCATCCTGGTTGAGCTGGTGATCTCCTCGCTCTGCGTCTTCCTCTGGTGGTTCTCCTATCCCGGCCTGTTTCATTCGCTCTGCCTGAATATCGTCTTCGTCTGCTCGGTGAGTACGCTGTTGCTCAACGGCAATCCGCTGCTGCGCTACGACGGTTATTACATCCTGCTCGATCTGCTGGAAGTGCCCAACCTCAGGCAGCGGGCCCAGACTATTGTCTCCAACCGCGTGCACCACTTTTTCTTCGGACACAAGGCTGATACGCTGCTCCGCGAACCCCGACGGCTGCGACGACTGCTGTTTGCCTATGGCGTCGCTTCGGCGATTTACCGCTGGCTGGTCGTGTTTCTGATCGTGACCGTCTGTTATTATGTACTCGAACCCTACGGCCTGGAGATCATCGCGCAGGTCCTGGGAACCTTTGTCTTTATGGGAATGCTGATCGTGCCCGTGCAATCCGGAATCAAGGAAATTCAGACCTACGTGCAATCGGGGCGAATCGATGGTCGGCGGTTTGTGAAGCGCTCGGCCCTGGTCCTGCTGTTGCTGGCCGGGCTGCTGCTGATTCCGTTTCCCCACCGCATCTCAGCCCCGGCGCTGATTGAACTGCAGGACGCGCAACACATCTATGTCACCTCCCCCGGATTCGTCGAATCGATCGCCACTCCTCAGACCGTCGTAAAACCGGGAGCCCTGATTGCCCGGCTGAAGAATGATGAGATCGAACTGGAAATCCTCAAGCTCAAAGGACAGATCAGCGAACAGCAGATCCGCATCACCACGCTGCAGACGCGCCAGGTCGATGATCCGGAAGCAGAACGCGAACTCCCCACCGCAGAGGAACAGCTGACTGATCTGAAAGACCAGCTGGAGCAACGGCTGACCGATCAACGGCGGCTCACCCTCACCGCCCCCGCTGGCGGCACCCTGATTCCCGCACCGCGCGAACAGGCATCTGCAGACGAAGCGGAGCTGTCCAACTGGACCGGCTCCCCTTTCGATCTGGAAAATAAGCACTGCTACCTGAAACGGGGCACCTGGCTCTGCTCGCTGGGCCATCCTCAGCAGCTGGAGGCGAGCCTGATTGTCGACCAGGAGGACGTCGAATTCGTGGCAGCAGGCCAGTCGGTGCGGATTCTGCTCGACGAGTACCCGGACCAGGTCATCACGGGCACGATCCAGGAGATCGCCGAGATCGATCTGGAAGACCTGCATCCCAATCTGATTCATCGGGAAGAGGTCATTACGGAAGTCGATTCTGATGGAAACCGGCGGCTGAGCAGTACTTCTTACCTGGTCCAGGTCAAACTGGATGCGACTGAGGAACAACCTGTGATTCACGCGTCTGGACAGGCCAAAATCGCGGTCGCCCCGGAATCGCTGGGAAAAAAGGCCTATCGCGGGCTGCGGAAGACCATTCGCTTACTGCAATAA
- a CDS encoding efflux RND transporter periplasmic adaptor subunit, which yields MFRLCVSICLFTTLAGLQFALPLTLHAEEKTSDQQSLRIDSVLVTVIEQVEVPAREEGQLTKIQVREGMTVERGALLAQIEDSEAQLLLEQAKLEYEMAQLKAKNDVDIRFARKSHEVANAELQRAQDSVKKYPKSISKTELDRLQLTAEKAELEIEQATEEAKTAQLEALLKKNAAQIAALAVQKRKVVSPISGMVVQIMIKSGEWVRPGDTVMRLLKLDRLRAEGLVNASLLQDRDLNDRPVVLVVNPGTKQEQKFQGKISFVSPEINAVNNQTRVWADIENPNLKLKPGMRASLIVQ from the coding sequence ATGTTCCGGTTGTGTGTCTCGATCTGTTTGTTCACCACCCTGGCCGGTCTGCAGTTTGCCTTGCCCCTGACGCTGCACGCAGAAGAGAAAACGTCGGACCAGCAGAGCCTGCGGATCGATTCGGTACTCGTCACCGTAATTGAGCAGGTCGAAGTCCCCGCGCGCGAAGAAGGCCAGCTGACGAAGATACAGGTGAGAGAGGGTATGACCGTGGAACGGGGTGCCCTGCTGGCACAGATCGAAGACTCCGAAGCGCAGCTGCTGCTCGAGCAGGCGAAGCTGGAATATGAGATGGCGCAGCTGAAAGCAAAAAATGATGTCGATATCCGCTTCGCCCGTAAATCGCATGAAGTCGCAAACGCGGAGCTGCAACGAGCGCAGGATTCCGTTAAGAAATATCCCAAGAGCATCTCCAAAACCGAACTGGATCGCCTGCAGCTGACTGCCGAGAAAGCGGAACTGGAAATCGAACAGGCGACCGAAGAAGCGAAGACCGCGCAGCTGGAAGCCCTGCTCAAGAAGAACGCGGCACAGATCGCGGCACTGGCGGTGCAGAAGCGGAAAGTGGTCTCGCCGATTTCCGGAATGGTGGTGCAGATCATGATTAAAAGCGGGGAATGGGTTCGTCCCGGAGATACCGTGATGCGGTTATTGAAACTGGATCGTCTGCGGGCCGAAGGCCTGGTCAACGCGTCCCTGCTGCAGGATCGGGATCTGAATGACCGCCCCGTCGTGCTGGTCGTCAATCCGGGCACGAAGCAGGAGCAGAAGTTCCAGGGTAAAATTTCATTCGTGAGCCCCGAAATCAATGCCGTCAATAACCAGACCCGCGTCTGGGCGGACATCGAAAACCCGAACCTCAAACTGAAACCGGGCATGCGTGCCTCGCTGATCGTTCAATAA
- the acs gene encoding acetate--CoA ligase, translated as MSDQANENIESVLQETRSFPPPAEFVEQANISSKEQYEELWNRAKDDPAGFWGDLAQGLEWAQPYDKVLEGEMPETKWFTGGKINASVNCIDRHLDSWRKNKAAIVWEGEPGDTRVLRYQDLYREVCKFANCLKKLGVETGDRVTLYMPMVPELAIAMLACSRIGATHSIIFGGFSADAIADRNNDAQAKLVITADGGWRRGKNIPLKEAVDQSLEKSPSVEKVVVYRRTGCEVDMVPDRDYWWHDLMEDVSAECDPVELDSEHPLFILYTSGSTGKPKGVQHSTGGYLLGTMMTSKWVFDLKEDDTYWCTADIGWITGHSYIVYGPLANGATTVMYEGAPNWPDEGRFWEIIEKYQVNIFYTAPTAIRAFIKWGDEWPNKYDLSSLRLLGTVGEPINPEAWMWYHTVIGQERCPIVDTWWQTETGGIMMSPLPGVTATKPGSCTTPLPGVVPDIVTAEGESLGDNQGGLLVMRQPWPHMLRTLYGDHDRFKEVYFSTIPGCYLAGDSARRDEDGYYWIMGRIDDVINVSGHRLSTMEVESALVAHPKVAEAAVVGFPHEIKGEGICCFVTLKTDDGSPELKEELKQHVRTQIGVVATPDDIRFAAALPKTRSGKIMRRLLRDIAAGRESTGDTTTLEDLNVIANLRQKDE; from the coding sequence ATGAGTGACCAGGCTAACGAAAACATTGAAAGTGTGCTTCAGGAAACTCGATCATTTCCGCCGCCAGCCGAGTTTGTCGAACAGGCCAATATTTCCAGCAAGGAACAGTACGAAGAACTCTGGAACCGGGCCAAGGACGATCCGGCCGGCTTCTGGGGCGATCTGGCACAGGGCCTGGAATGGGCTCAGCCTTACGATAAGGTCCTCGAAGGCGAGATGCCCGAAACCAAATGGTTCACCGGTGGGAAGATCAATGCCTCGGTCAACTGCATCGACCGTCACCTCGACAGCTGGCGAAAAAACAAAGCCGCCATCGTCTGGGAAGGCGAGCCAGGCGACACCCGTGTGCTGCGTTACCAGGACCTGTACCGCGAAGTCTGCAAGTTCGCAAACTGCCTGAAAAAACTGGGCGTCGAGACCGGCGACCGCGTGACCCTGTATATGCCCATGGTGCCGGAACTGGCCATCGCCATGCTGGCCTGCTCACGCATCGGAGCGACTCACTCGATCATCTTCGGCGGTTTCAGTGCCGATGCGATCGCAGACCGCAACAACGACGCCCAGGCCAAACTGGTCATCACCGCCGATGGCGGCTGGCGTCGCGGTAAGAATATCCCGCTCAAAGAAGCCGTCGACCAGAGCCTGGAAAAATCACCCAGCGTGGAAAAGGTTGTGGTTTACCGTCGTACCGGATGTGAAGTCGATATGGTTCCCGATCGTGACTACTGGTGGCACGACCTGATGGAAGACGTCTCCGCAGAATGCGATCCGGTCGAACTCGACAGCGAACACCCGCTGTTCATCCTCTACACCTCCGGAAGTACCGGCAAGCCCAAGGGCGTGCAGCACTCCACCGGCGGTTACCTGCTGGGAACCATGATGACCTCCAAGTGGGTCTTCGATCTCAAAGAGGATGACACCTACTGGTGTACCGCCGACATCGGCTGGATCACCGGACACAGCTACATCGTCTACGGTCCGCTGGCCAACGGGGCGACCACCGTGATGTACGAAGGGGCTCCCAACTGGCCCGATGAAGGGCGCTTCTGGGAAATCATCGAAAAGTACCAGGTCAACATTTTCTACACCGCACCAACGGCGATTCGTGCCTTCATCAAGTGGGGCGACGAATGGCCCAACAAGTACGATCTCTCCAGCCTGCGTCTGCTGGGTACCGTGGGCGAGCCGATCAACCCCGAAGCCTGGATGTGGTATCACACCGTCATCGGACAGGAACGCTGCCCGATCGTCGATACCTGGTGGCAGACGGAAACCGGCGGCATCATGATGAGCCCACTGCCCGGTGTCACCGCTACCAAGCCCGGCAGCTGTACGACTCCCCTGCCCGGCGTTGTGCCTGATATTGTCACCGCAGAAGGCGAAAGCCTGGGCGACAATCAGGGCGGTCTGCTCGTGATGCGTCAACCCTGGCCGCACATGCTGCGAACCCTGTACGGCGACCACGACCGGTTCAAGGAAGTTTACTTCAGCACGATTCCCGGCTGCTACCTGGCCGGCGACAGTGCCCGTCGCGATGAGGACGGTTATTACTGGATCATGGGCCGCATTGATGATGTGATCAACGTTTCCGGTCACCGCCTGAGCACGATGGAAGTCGAAAGTGCCCTGGTCGCGCATCCCAAGGTTGCGGAAGCGGCCGTGGTGGGCTTCCCACATGAAATTAAAGGGGAAGGCATCTGCTGCTTCGTCACGCTCAAGACCGATGACGGCAGCCCCGAACTGAAAGAAGAGCTCAAGCAGCACGTGCGGACTCAAATCGGTGTGGTCGCGACCCCCGATGACATCCGCTTTGCAGCGGCGCTCCCCAAAACACGCAGCGGTAAAATCATGCGGCGTCTGCTGCGTGACATTGCCGCCGGTCGGGAAAGTACGGGCGATACCACCACGCTGGAAGATCTCAACGTGATTGCCAATCTGCGGCAGAAAGACGAGTAA
- a CDS encoding NHL repeat-containing protein gives MTQHAASRSSQSSSRRSFLKTAGATIAGSFFAPAILGAADKAGTKKPVIGEGAFQYEVTHGWGEVPKHIQWGETHGVCVDEAGLIYIKHRSHSKSPMDAIVVFDPQGKFVRSFGKEYHGGGHGIDVRKEGNEEFLYLSDTKHGIVAKTNLTGEVVWKIGRPQAPEHYKNAKHRYSPTNIAFAPDGGFYVGDGYGSHFIHKYNSDGKPEFFWGGSGTEPGKMKTPHGMWLDTRDGTPKIAVCDRANHRLQYFSLDGKHLGFVNTVSFPADIDIQGDIMVVSDLHARVTLFDKDNQVITHLGYDQDWTNRVLDGFKIRKQPQQWEAGRFVHPHDACFDQAGNLFVTEWVSTGRISKLKKLS, from the coding sequence ATGACACAACATGCTGCTTCTCGTTCATCCCAGTCCAGTTCCCGCCGCTCATTTTTGAAAACTGCTGGTGCCACGATCGCCGGCAGCTTTTTCGCGCCCGCGATTCTGGGGGCCGCCGATAAAGCGGGTACAAAAAAACCGGTCATCGGAGAAGGGGCATTCCAGTATGAAGTGACTCACGGCTGGGGCGAGGTGCCGAAACACATCCAGTGGGGAGAGACGCACGGCGTCTGTGTCGACGAAGCAGGCCTGATTTATATCAAACACCGTTCTCACTCTAAAAGCCCCATGGATGCGATCGTGGTGTTTGATCCGCAGGGGAAATTCGTCCGCTCCTTCGGCAAGGAATATCATGGCGGCGGGCACGGTATCGATGTCCGCAAGGAAGGGAACGAAGAGTTTCTTTATCTCTCTGATACGAAGCATGGTATCGTCGCCAAAACGAATCTGACCGGCGAAGTGGTCTGGAAGATCGGTCGTCCCCAGGCTCCCGAACATTACAAGAACGCCAAGCACCGCTACAGCCCCACCAACATTGCGTTTGCCCCCGATGGGGGATTTTATGTCGGCGACGGTTACGGCTCTCACTTCATCCACAAGTACAACAGTGACGGAAAGCCGGAATTTTTCTGGGGCGGCAGTGGTACCGAACCCGGCAAAATGAAAACACCGCACGGCATGTGGCTCGACACCCGCGACGGCACACCGAAGATCGCCGTCTGTGACCGGGCCAATCACCGTCTGCAGTATTTCAGCCTGGACGGTAAACACCTCGGCTTTGTCAACACAGTCAGCTTTCCGGCTGACATCGACATTCAGGGGGACATTATGGTGGTCTCCGATCTGCATGCTCGAGTGACGCTGTTCGATAAAGATAACCAGGTCATCACTCACCTGGGCTACGATCAGGACTGGACGAACCGTGTGCTGGACGGTTTCAAAATCCGCAAGCAGCCGCAGCAATGGGAAGCCGGACGCTTCGTTCACCCGCACGATGCCTGCTTCGATCAGGCGGGCAATCTCTTTGTAACCGAATGGGTCTCCACGGGCCGCATCAGCAAGCTGAAAAAACTCAGCTGA
- a CDS encoding cell division protein FtsQ/DivIB gives MSRKASKKKPTKKQVPAKKQIEEIEEEEEALEEEPSALSPARLIRLLFRPKVLLILAVGISGWFGFQKLKNQLPDLAQEEQYQVETRQLSLIPAPPHYVPIDLVDQVIKRNQLPEKVSLLDRDLVIKIAEAFQKHPWVQKVVSVRKTSTVEVELQFRKPAAMVEFKQRLLPVDNAGVLLPPEDFSVSDARRYPVITGVESVPAGPPGNAWGDVTVTGAAQLAEALGPHWKELEIVSIEAPPRMSEASSLDDLIYRLITAGGSEIVWGRSPKSQRRGELRVDQKIGKLEKYYRDYGGFDRPHGPYEIDIRHWQEISRRPLRQQSQQRTLMRR, from the coding sequence ATGAGTCGCAAAGCATCCAAAAAGAAGCCGACGAAAAAACAGGTCCCGGCTAAGAAACAGATCGAAGAGATCGAAGAAGAAGAGGAAGCGCTGGAAGAAGAGCCCTCTGCGCTGAGTCCTGCGCGACTGATCCGCCTGCTGTTTCGTCCCAAGGTGCTGCTGATCCTGGCCGTGGGAATTTCTGGCTGGTTCGGTTTCCAGAAGCTCAAAAATCAGCTGCCCGATCTGGCACAAGAGGAGCAGTACCAGGTCGAAACGCGCCAGCTGTCCCTGATTCCGGCACCGCCTCACTATGTCCCCATCGATCTGGTCGACCAGGTCATCAAGCGCAATCAGTTACCCGAGAAGGTTTCACTGCTGGATCGGGATCTGGTCATTAAGATCGCCGAAGCCTTTCAGAAACATCCCTGGGTGCAGAAAGTGGTCTCGGTACGGAAGACGAGCACGGTCGAAGTCGAACTGCAATTCCGCAAACCGGCGGCGATGGTGGAATTCAAACAGCGGCTGCTGCCCGTCGACAATGCGGGCGTCCTGTTGCCGCCCGAAGACTTTTCGGTCTCCGATGCCCGCCGTTATCCAGTGATTACGGGCGTCGAATCGGTTCCCGCCGGTCCTCCCGGGAATGCCTGGGGTGATGTGACGGTCACCGGCGCCGCGCAACTGGCGGAAGCCCTGGGGCCGCACTGGAAAGAACTGGAGATCGTGTCGATCGAAGCACCACCCCGCATGAGCGAAGCCAGTTCCCTGGACGATCTGATCTATCGGCTGATCACCGCGGGCGGCTCGGAAATTGTCTGGGGCCGCTCTCCCAAGAGTCAGCGTCGAGGGGAACTTCGCGTCGATCAGAAAATCGGCAAGCTGGAAAAATACTATCGCGATTACGGCGGCTTCGACCGTCCCCACGGTCCGTATGAAATCGACATCCGGCACTGGCAGGAAATTTCCCGCCGCCCGCTGCGGCAGCAGAGCCAGCAGCGGACTTTGATGCGTCGCTGA
- a CDS encoding phytanoyl-CoA dioxygenase family protein yields MTEDAIVREYREQGFVRIPEFYSADQLAQIRAAVERYNREVVPGVPENDVVFEADGQAIRNCWRMQTHDPFFAELPNEERLQTLIAALVNGTPDCMGVETFNKPAKVGSGVPPHQDNAYFCQEPPDVLTVWVALDEVTPENGAVQYVAGSHRDGLKVHTPSGVKGNSFGLAEEVDEATATPALLKAGDVLIYHCQTIHFSAPNVSDQPRLGLLMVFRGTHTQDSPAMKDAYQKARALMESQAS; encoded by the coding sequence ATGACTGAGGATGCTATCGTGCGGGAATACCGGGAACAGGGGTTTGTGCGGATTCCCGAATTCTATTCGGCAGACCAACTGGCACAGATCCGCGCTGCGGTGGAACGGTATAATCGAGAAGTGGTGCCGGGGGTTCCCGAGAACGATGTTGTCTTCGAAGCGGACGGACAGGCGATCCGGAACTGCTGGCGAATGCAGACCCATGATCCGTTTTTTGCAGAGCTCCCCAACGAGGAACGGCTGCAGACTCTGATCGCGGCCCTGGTCAACGGAACGCCGGACTGCATGGGCGTCGAAACGTTCAACAAGCCGGCCAAAGTCGGCTCAGGTGTGCCCCCACATCAGGACAATGCCTACTTCTGTCAGGAGCCGCCGGATGTGCTCACGGTCTGGGTCGCCCTGGATGAGGTCACTCCTGAAAATGGTGCGGTGCAATATGTAGCCGGTTCGCATCGGGACGGTCTCAAGGTGCATACGCCGTCGGGCGTCAAAGGGAATTCGTTCGGTCTGGCAGAAGAAGTCGATGAAGCGACAGCCACGCCGGCTCTGCTCAAAGCGGGCGATGTGCTGATTTATCACTGTCAGACAATTCACTTCAGCGCCCCGAACGTGAGTGATCAGCCCCGGCTCGGCCTGCTGATGGTCTTCCGCGGCACCCATACGCAGGATTCGCCTGCCATGAAAGACGCCTATCAGAAAGCACGGGCGTTGATGGAATCGCAGGCGAGCTGA